In Alkalihalobacillus sp. AL-G, the genomic stretch CGAGTCAAGGTATTCCAATTTGATTTCAGAAACCTTACACGACATCACGGGGGCAGAATTATCTGTGAAATTTATTATTCCTCAAAATCAGTCCCAGGAAGAGTTGGACTATGAACAAGCATTAAAGAAAAAACCGAAAGTAGATGTGGATCCTTCGGATGACAATCTGAAGCAGAGCATGCTGAATCCGAAATATACGTTTGATACGTTTGTAATTGGTTCTGGAAACCGGTTTGCTCATGCTGCATCGCTTGCAGTTGCAGAAGCACCAGCGAAAGCCTACAATCCGCTGTTCATCTATGGGGGCGTTGGACTCGGAAAAACACACTTGATGCATGCAATCGGTCACTATGTGATTGACCATAACCCGAGTGCAAAAGTGGTTTATTTATCATCAGAGAAGTTTACGAATGAGTTCATCAATTCAATTCGTGACAATAAAACTGTCGATTTTCGAAATAAATTCCGAAGTGTAGATGTCTTGCTTATTGATGATATTCAGTTCCTGGCTGGAAAAGAACAAACCCAGGAGGAATTTTTCCATACATTTAATACATTACATGAAGAAAGCAAACAAATCGTTATTTCCAGTGACCGGCCGCCAAAGGAAATTCCGACGCTTGAAGACAGACTGCGATCTCGTTTCGAGTGGGGGCTTATAACGGATATCACACCGCCAGATCTAGAAACTCGTATTGCGATTTTACGGAAAAAAGCGAAGGCTGAAGGACTCGATATACCAAATGAAGTCATGCTCTATATCGCTAATCAAATCGATACGAACATCCGTGAATTAGAAGGAGCACTCATTCGTGTCGTTGCGTATTCATCCTTGATCAACCAAGATATG encodes the following:
- the dnaA gene encoding chromosomal replication initiator protein DnaA, producing the protein MENINDLWNKVLSEIEKKLSKPSFETWLKSTTAHSLQEDTLVVTAPNEFARDWLESRYSNLISETLHDITGAELSVKFIIPQNQSQEELDYEQALKKKPKVDVDPSDDNLKQSMLNPKYTFDTFVIGSGNRFAHAASLAVAEAPAKAYNPLFIYGGVGLGKTHLMHAIGHYVIDHNPSAKVVYLSSEKFTNEFINSIRDNKTVDFRNKFRSVDVLLIDDIQFLAGKEQTQEEFFHTFNTLHEESKQIVISSDRPPKEIPTLEDRLRSRFEWGLITDITPPDLETRIAILRKKAKAEGLDIPNEVMLYIANQIDTNIRELEGALIRVVAYSSLINQDMNADLAAEALKDIIPSSKPRTITIYDIQERVGEIYSVKLEDFKAKKRTKSVAFPRQIAMYLSRELTDFSLPKIGEEFGGRDHTTVIHAHEKISKLLATDQQLQNKVKEIRDILKK